A single window of Thiomicrorhabdus immobilis DNA harbors:
- the gshB gene encoding glutathione synthase, which yields MAYRVGIVMDPISGIKPHKDSSFAMLLEAQRRGHELVYMQPEDLYLKNGQAYAIASELKVWDRSIEEQFYGFGASHDIALNTLDIILIRQDPPFNNDYLYSTHILEQAEAEGVLVVNKPQSLRDANEKLFASWFPECIPPTLVTANADKLKEFVQTHLDTILKPLDAMGGASIFRVRNDDPNISVIIETMTGHGRHHIMAQTYLPEIKAGDKRILLINGEPIDYTLARIPAEGETRGNIAAGGTGVGMEITARERWLCEQIAPTLKAKGLFFVGLDVIGDYITEINVTSPTCIRELDSQFNLNIAGTLFDCLEAELEAELASNR from the coding sequence ATGGCTTATCGTGTTGGCATCGTGATGGATCCAATCTCTGGAATCAAACCACATAAAGACAGTTCTTTTGCCATGCTTTTAGAAGCTCAGCGTCGCGGCCATGAGCTGGTTTACATGCAACCCGAAGACCTCTACCTAAAGAATGGCCAGGCCTATGCCATCGCCAGCGAATTAAAAGTTTGGGACCGTTCGATTGAAGAACAGTTTTATGGCTTTGGTGCTTCACACGATATCGCTTTGAACACCTTAGACATTATTTTAATTCGTCAAGACCCGCCTTTTAACAACGACTATCTTTACAGCACCCATATCCTTGAGCAAGCGGAAGCGGAAGGCGTTCTGGTCGTCAACAAACCGCAAAGTCTGCGTGATGCCAACGAAAAACTATTTGCTAGCTGGTTTCCCGAATGCATTCCGCCAACGTTAGTTACCGCCAATGCCGATAAACTGAAAGAGTTTGTACAAACCCATTTAGATACCATTCTTAAACCGCTAGACGCCATGGGCGGCGCATCCATTTTCAGGGTGCGTAACGACGACCCCAATATCAGTGTGATTATTGAAACCATGACCGGTCACGGTCGTCATCACATTATGGCGCAAACCTATCTTCCAGAAATCAAAGCCGGTGATAAACGCATCCTTTTGATTAACGGAGAACCGATTGATTACACCCTAGCGCGTATTCCCGCCGAAGGGGAAACCCGGGGGAATATTGCCGCTGGCGGAACGGGGGTAGGAATGGAGATCACCGCTCGTGAACGTTGGTTATGTGAACAAATCGCTCCAACTTTAAAAGCCAAAGGACTTTTCTTTGTTGGCTTGGATGTGATTGGTGATTACATTACCGAAATCAACGTGACCAGCCCAACCTGCATTCGCGAGCTTGATAGCCAGTTCAATTTGAATATCGCAGGCACCTTATTCGACTGTTTAGAAGCTGAATTAGAAGCCGAATTGGCTTCGAATCGTTAA
- the gshA gene encoding glutamate--cysteine ligase: protein MSSTSQVPHLQTALKGPLLELEKHLLANNTAIESWFRKQFKNTPAPFYGSVDLRNAGYKLAPVDTNLFPAGFNNLHPDLRSLAVHAAQNAVTQVCPIADGVLIIPENHTRNLYYLENVYALQTILESAGYEVHIGSLIPELNAPMVIELPSGNALTLKPIVKKDNRVGVDDFFPCAVLLNNDLSGGRPEILEGIEQTLLPPMELGWANRYKTEHFAHYSDVTEAFAKLIDIDQWLINPTSIPCGPINFKDQTGLEDLAEAVNKVLEETQTYYKTHDIKCKPFVIVKSDSGTYGMAIMSVNSPEDILNLNRKQRNKMASVKEGLQVEQMLVQEGVYTYETINEAVAEPVVYMIGSQVIGGFYRVHTGKTATDNLNSPGMHFEPLSFEEACVLPDETQNPDASPNRFYAYGVIARLALLAAAREIAAAKGNLPAIDAI from the coding sequence ATGTCATCAACCAGCCAAGTGCCACATTTACAAACTGCGTTAAAAGGGCCTCTTTTAGAACTAGAAAAGCACCTTTTAGCCAATAACACCGCCATTGAATCCTGGTTTAGAAAACAGTTTAAAAACACCCCAGCGCCATTTTACGGCTCGGTTGATTTGCGCAATGCTGGCTACAAACTTGCCCCGGTCGATACCAATCTATTCCCTGCAGGTTTCAATAACCTACATCCGGATTTACGCTCTCTGGCGGTGCATGCGGCACAAAACGCGGTAACTCAAGTATGCCCGATTGCCGATGGGGTTCTGATTATTCCTGAAAACCACACCCGCAATCTCTACTATCTTGAGAACGTCTACGCTCTGCAAACTATTTTGGAAAGCGCGGGCTACGAAGTCCACATTGGTTCTTTGATTCCTGAATTGAATGCGCCGATGGTGATTGAACTACCTTCAGGTAACGCCCTGACCCTAAAACCGATTGTCAAAAAGGACAACCGTGTCGGTGTCGATGACTTTTTTCCATGCGCGGTGCTGCTTAACAATGATTTATCGGGCGGACGCCCGGAAATACTGGAAGGTATCGAACAGACCTTATTACCCCCTATGGAACTTGGTTGGGCCAACCGTTATAAAACGGAACATTTTGCGCATTATTCAGATGTGACCGAAGCGTTTGCCAAATTGATTGATATCGATCAATGGTTGATCAACCCGACATCGATTCCTTGCGGACCGATAAACTTTAAAGACCAAACAGGACTGGAAGATCTTGCAGAGGCCGTAAACAAGGTTTTGGAAGAGACTCAAACCTACTACAAAACCCACGATATCAAGTGTAAACCTTTTGTGATTGTTAAGTCGGATAGTGGAACTTACGGCATGGCGATCATGTCGGTCAACAGCCCAGAAGACATCTTGAACCTCAACCGCAAACAGCGTAATAAAATGGCCTCGGTTAAAGAGGGGTTACAAGTTGAGCAGATGTTGGTTCAGGAAGGCGTCTATACCTATGAAACCATCAATGAAGCCGTAGCCGAGCCGGTTGTCTATATGATTGGCAGCCAAGTCATTGGCGGTTTTTATCGTGTCCATACCGGTAAGACTGCGACGGACAACCTAAACTCACCGGGGATGCACTTTGAGCCACTCTCTTTTGAAGAGGCCTGTGTATTACCTGACGAAACGCAAAACCCGGATGCGAGTCCGAACCGTTTTTATGCTTACGGCGTGATTGCACGTTTAGCGCTATTAGCCGCAGCCCGTGAAATTGCCGCTGCCAAAGGCAACCTTCCGGCTATCGATGCAATCTAA